The genomic interval ACGGGAAGCGGATCATCTGGGCATCGAATTCCGGCGCCGCGGGGCCGCGCGAATTCGATCTCTGGCTGCTCGACACGCGCGGCGGGAAGGCGGAGCAGGTCACCACGGCTCCGGGCTTCGACGGCTTCCCGCACTTCAGCCCCGACGGGCGCTTCCTGGTCTGGGCCTCCAACCGCGCCGACGTCGCCTCCCACGAAACGAACATCTTCATCGCGCGCTGGAAAGACTGACGCTTTCGCCGCCCTCCGCGGAGCCCCGCGCAGGGCGCCAGGGACCTAGCGTATGAACCTCGTTCGCCGAATCGCGACGCTCGTCATCGTTCTCATCGCGGCGCTCGTCTTTGTCTGGGGGCGCGCGGAGCGCGAGCACCGTCGGGCGGAGGACGCCCTGAAGCAGGCCCGCGCGGTGCTCGATTCGGCGAAAGCGATGCGTGCGGGAGGCGCCGGCGAGCGCGGCGTGTTCCTGTCGGCCGACGAAATCGCGGCGCTCCGCCGGGCGGGGCTCACCGACCCCGTGAACCAGCTCCGCTCCGACCTCGAATCCCACGGCTCGCTGATTCCGGTGAAGGGCGTGCTGGGCGGGACGATGGGGTTCTACGATCGCGACGGCGTGGTGCTGCTCCCGGGGGGCTACGTCTACGCCCCGGGCGAGGACGGGCACATCCTCGTGCACGCCATCTTGAAGTACGACGTGGAATCCGGCGGCAAGATCCGCTGGACGATGGTGGACGTCAAGCGGGACTGATCCGCCGGCGCGGCGCTAGCGGCTCCGATACTTGAGGAACAGCGCGCGGATCTCCTTCTCGTTCATGTTCGTCGTCGTGCTCGATCCCGACGTTTCCGTCCGCCGGCGCCGCTCCTTCGTCGACTCGTTGTAGGTGGTGCTCTCGCCGCTCTTGTAACGATCCATCCCCGTGATCACCACCGCGTCGGCCCCCTTGTCCTGCGCCTTCTGCATGATCTTCGCCTGCAGCTTCTCCGCGCTCACCAGATCGTTCGCGCTCGCGATCACCTGCCCCATGACGTCGTAGGACTCCCGGACTTCGTGCTCGTCGAAGAAGAGATCAACATGGCTGGTGGGGCTGTACGAGCGGCCGACATAATCCACGTGAGCGCAGGCGGTGAGGAGGAGCGCGGCCAGGATGGCCGGCGCGATGAAGCGCTTCATGGGAGGCCTCCGAAGCGGGTGTGACGCCATAGGGTGGATTGCCCTCTTCTTATCGCCTTTGGCGCGGGGAGTCAACGAGAGGGATCCACTCACCACGCCAGCGGCGCGGCGGAACGGGACAGCGCCGCGATCAGCGCATCGCCGTCGCGCACGCGCCCCGACGGCAGGCAGCCGCGCTCGCGCAGCGCCCGCGCGAGGGCGTGGAACTCGGGGACGGGCAGCCGGGCCTGGGCGAGGAGGGGGGCGTCGTCCCAGACCGCCTCGGGCGCTCCGGAGCCAAGGAGCCGGCCCGGGCCGCCCGGCTCGCGCCCCATCACCAGCACGCGGTCGGCGACGGCGCCCACGAAGTCCAGGTCGTGGCTCGCGAAGAGGATCGCCCGCCCGCGATCGCGGAGCCGGGCCAGCGCGGTGCGAAGCGCGCGGCGTCCCTCGGGGTCGAGCCCCGCCGTCGGTTCGTCCCAGAGGAGCACGAGGGGCGGCTCGATCAGGAACGACGCCAGCGCCGCGCGCCGCTTCTCCCCCTCGCTCAAGGTGCTCGGAGCGCGCTCCGCGAAGCGCTCGGGATCGAGGTCCACCTCGCGCAGCGCGCGCTCGGCGCGGCGCGCCCGCTCGTCGGCCGGCACCCCCTCGATCCAGAGCGCCGCTGCCGCGTCCTCGGCCACGGTGCGCGCGAAAAGCTGCCGCTCGGGATATTCGAGCGCGAGCATGACCGGGGGGACCCGCTTCACGGTGGGAAGGGCGCGCTCCACGCGGCCGGAGGAGGGCTCGCGCAGACCCGCGGCCAGGTGGAGCAGCGTGCTCTTCCCCGCGCCGCTCGCGCCGACCAGCGCGACCGCCTCGCCGGGGGCGATGTCCAGGGAGACCTCCTCCACGACATAGGCGGCACCTCGTGAGGGCGTCCAGGCGACCTGAGCCAGGCTGAGGAGCGGCGCGCCTCGCCTCGGGATTTCGGGCGCGAGGGGATCGTGGGAGACCGCCGCACCCGGGCGCGCTCGCGCGA from Candidatus Binatia bacterium carries:
- a CDS encoding ATP-binding cassette domain-containing protein, which produces MIRLEGASFAVRDASGQPKTLLHPTDLSLEPGARHLILGANGSGKSTLLRLMAGLAAPAAGRILLDGQPVAAGATLWPRVAVIFEEPDPQFLSDTVAGEIAFGLESMALAPAETRARAAQAMEEHGLTALAERDPRTLSAGEKTRALLAAALAARPSALLLDQCFAHLDPATRRAEEEWLAGMARAGGLAVLRASQDLDPPLPGERIHLLEAGRLHGLSAMTPASVLAAHRAPLPLALRASAALSVEGRWSGALAATAEEFLAALDRSEAGGLADSVARARPGAAVSHDPLAPEIPRRGAPLLSLAQVAWTPSRGAAYVVEEVSLDIAPGEAVALVGASGAGKSTLLHLAAGLREPSSGRVERALPTVKRVPPVMLALEYPERQLFARTVAEDAAAALWIEGVPADERARRAERALREVDLDPERFAERAPSTLSEGEKRRAALASFLIEPPLVLLWDEPTAGLDPEGRRALRTALARLRDRGRAILFASHDLDFVGAVADRVLVMGREPGGPGRLLGSGAPEAVWDDAPLLAQARLPVPEFHALARALRERGCLPSGRVRDGDALIAALSRSAAPLAW